The Triticum dicoccoides isolate Atlit2015 ecotype Zavitan chromosome 6A, WEW_v2.0, whole genome shotgun sequence genome has a window encoding:
- the LOC119317902 gene encoding cell division control protein 48 homolog C-like, which translates to MLLRRRLPATRLLRQLQAGAAASTTTSSSPPPPPLQKPIAASASASPSTALGSRLGFPNAKSRASSSRSAAFLAAAAAAALASLPVVAYADANEEGVADGAVSTDAAPVEDLARKERKRIMELIESRGMQPGSYPKFEVAIKGQKVVVKFNVPSTCNISRLIVDLVTHIGLEAEQCVGGSEILLRAWDSAAARQITLNPPKTTASTGENNEDSLCVLIFEPLVGSEYAVSPYEIEFIKPDSFSSKELEGLVSALKIAGQKDVKTSPGKASTKGSGQRSKHLPSIEKTVSDLEDMGVRVYGFDETSSVPMDGTVMWENIAGYEHQKREIEDTVLLALQNPQIYDDIARGTRCKFETNRPRAVLFEGPPGTGKTSSARVIAKQAGVPLLYVPLEIIMSKYYGESERLLGSVFSLANNLPDGGIIFLDEVDSFAISRDSEMHEATRRILSVILRQIDGFEQDRRVVVIAATNRKEDLDPALISRFDSMICFGLPDQQSRAEIAAQYAKHLTKSELVQFSLATEEMAGRDIRDICMQAERHWASKFIRGQIPKDEKGEPPLPPIDEYVACAEQRRKSLPDRTRPAASRFGPPLKLA; encoded by the exons ATGCTTCTCCGCCGACGCCTCCCAGCGACCCGCCTCCTCCGCCAACTgcaagccggggcggcggcctccaccaccacctcctcctctcccccgccgCCTCCTCTCCAAAAGCCCATCGCCGCCTCCGCCTCTGCCTCGCCTTCTACGGCACTAGGGTCACGCCTAGGGTTCCCCAATGCGAAATCGCGCGCTTCGTCCTCGAGGAGTGCCGCCTTTCTCgctgccgccgcggccgccgcgctcGCGTCGCTGCCGGTGGTGGCCTACGCCGATGCCAATGAGGAG GGCGTGGCTGACGGTGCGGTGAGCACTGACGCGGCACCGGTGGAGGACTTGGCCCGCAAGGAGAGGAAGAGGATAATGGAGCTGATTGAGAGCCGAGGAATGCAGCCAGGGTCGTACCCGAAGTTTGAAGTTGCAATCAAGGGCCAGAAG GTGGTTGTTAAATTCAATGTACCGTCAACCTGTAATATATCGCGCCTCATTGTTGATCTCGTAACGCATATCGGACTTGAGGCAGAACAGTGTGTTGGTGGCTCAGAGATACTATTGCGTGCTTGGGACAG TGCAGCTGCGCGTCAAATAACACTGAATCCTCCAAAAACGACAGCAAGCACTGGAGAGAACAATGAAGATTCTCTTTGTGTTTTGATATTTGAGCCACTTGTCGGATCTGAATATGCTGTTAGTCCTTAT GAAATTGAATTCATCAAGCCTGACAGTTTTAGTTCGAAAGAACTTGAAGGTTTGGTCAGTGCTTTAAAAATAGCTGGCCAGAAAGATGTTAAGACATCACCAGGGAAAGCATCAACCAAAGGAAGTGGTCAGAGATCTAAGCATCTACCCTCTATAGAAAAAACTGTATCTGATTTAGAGGATATGGGTGTTAGGGTCTATGGGTTTGATGAAACCTCTAGTGTTCCAATGGATGGCACTGTCATGTGGGAGAACATTGCTGGATATGAACATCAGAAAAG GGAGATAGAGGATACTGTACTCTTGGCTTTACAGAATCCTCAAATATATGATGACATTGCTCGAGGTACACGTTGCAAATTTGAAACAAATCGACCTCGGGCGGTTCTGTTTGAAGGTCCACCTG GGACTGGTAAGACATCTTCTGCTCGTGTTATTGCCAAGCAAGCG GGAGTTCCACTATTATATGTGCCACTGGAGATCATCATGTCAAAATATTATGGTGAAAGTGAGCGCCTGTTGGGATCTGTTTTCTCACTTGCCAACAATCTTCCTGATGGAGGTATTATTTTCCTAGATGAG GTAGACTCTTTTGCTATTTCTCGAGATAGTGAAATGCATGAAGCTACTCGAAGGATATTATCAGTAATTCTGCGACAG ATCGACGGGTTCGAGCAGGATAGACGTGTGGTGGTTATTGCTGCAACAAATAGAAAGGAAGACCTTGATCCTGCTCTCATCAG CCGTTTTGATTCAATGATTTGTTTCGGCCTACCGGACCAGCAGAGCCGTGCAGAAATAGCAGCCCAATATGCAAAGCACCTAACAAAATCCGAGTTGGTTCAGTTTTCCCTTGCCACTGAGGA GATGGCAGGAAGAGATATCAGGGATATCTGCATGCAGGCAGAAAGGCATTGGGCATCGAAG TTTATCAGGGGACAAATTCCAAAAGACGAGAAGGGGGAGCCCCCTCTTCCTCCAATCGATGAGTATGTCGCATGTGCCGAACAACGGAGAAAGTCTTTACCGGATAGAACAAGACCAGCAGCATCCAGATTCGGCCCACCTCTGAAATTAGCTTGA